ACACCGTGAACACGACACCCGCGCAGAACCAGACACCCGCGCAGAACCAGAACCCCACCCCCGCGCAGACCCCGGCGGCCCCCCGGGGCGGCCGGGCACCGCAGCGGTCGGCGTCGTCCCCGGCGGGCGGGGGCGTGGGCGCGGTCACCGGCCTCGGCCGGGCGCTGCGGTCCGAGACCCTGAAGATCCTCACCGTCCGCAGCACGATCGTGTACCTCATCCTCGCGGCGGGGGCGATGTTCGGGCCGATGGTGCTGGGCAGCCTGCTGTCCGACGGCGACATCGAGTCGTTCACGCTGAACGACCTGCTCATCGGCACGGGCATCGCCCAGGTCATCGTCGTGGCGTTCGGCGCGGCCGGGGCCGCGGGGGAGACCCGCAGCGGCATGGTCGCGCAGGCCTTCCTCACCGAGAGGTCCCGGTCGTTGTGGCTCATCGCCCGGATCATCGTCTCCGCGGTGGCGGCGGCCGTGATGTACCTCATCGGCGTGGTGCTGGCGTGGGCCGTCGTGCAGCTGGTCGGGCCCGGCCTCAGCGCCGACGGGGTGCGGCCGCTCGTCGGCGGGGTCATCGGCATCATGGCCTTCGCGGGCATCGGCGCGGGCATCGGCGCGCTGCTGCGCAACACCGTCGCCGCCGTGGCGGTCCCCGTGTGCTGGCTGTTCGTCCTGGAGTCGATGATCCTCATGGCCTCCAGCGCGTACGAGATGTTCCGGCCCGTCGCCGAGATCCTGCCCGGCGTGCGCGTCGGCGAGCTCAGCGGGAGCAGCACCGGCATGGTCACGGAGTACAGCCCGGTCGTGGACGCGCTGATCGTCATCGCGTGGCTCGTGGTCATCTGCGGCCTGGGGCTGTGGCGCAACCGGCGCGCCGACACGAAGTAGGCGCGGGGGGCGGGGCACACCCGCGGGGCGGGGGCCGGACGCGCCGGATGTGGGGGGAAGGTCGCGCCGGATGTGGGGGCCGGGCGCGCGGAGGCATACACCCGTCACCCCTCCCATCGCCGCCCGTGTGGCGGCGTTGCAGGAGAGGGGAGCGGTCCCCGTGCACGCACCGGACGCCCCGGCCGGTGGACACACTCGGGTGGTGGAACGATCCCCCACTGGCTCCCGCCGACAGGGAGCCGCAAGGAGCTGGAACTCATGTCCACGGTCATCCACCCCCTCACCCGAACTCTCACCCGCGGGCGCTCTCTCACCCGGAGCCGCACTAGTTCCCACGACCGGTCTCTCACCCGGAGCCGAGGCCGCGCGGGGTCCCGTTCCCTCGCACGCTCCGCCGGTGCACTGGTGCTGGTCGGGGTCTCGACGCTCGCCTCCGCCGCCACGGCCGCAGGGCCGGTCGCATCCGCTGAGCCGGTGTCCGCGGCCCCGGTGTCCTCGGTCTCACCGGC
The sequence above is drawn from the Corynebacterium bovis DSM 20582 = CIP 54.80 genome and encodes:
- a CDS encoding ABC transporter permease subunit; the encoded protein is MNTTPAQNQTPAQNQNPTPAQTPAAPRGGRAPQRSASSPAGGGVGAVTGLGRALRSETLKILTVRSTIVYLILAAGAMFGPMVLGSLLSDGDIESFTLNDLLIGTGIAQVIVVAFGAAGAAGETRSGMVAQAFLTERSRSLWLIARIIVSAVAAAVMYLIGVVLAWAVVQLVGPGLSADGVRPLVGGVIGIMAFAGIGAGIGALLRNTVAAVAVPVCWLFVLESMILMASSAYEMFRPVAEILPGVRVGELSGSSTGMVTEYSPVVDALIVIAWLVVICGLGLWRNRRADTK